The stretch of DNA ACCGCCGGGCCGTCGTGGAGCGCGGCCCCTCGGGCCGCTTCGGCCGCGTCGGACTGCCGTTCGTCTCCCTGTTCATGGTGGTGGCCCCGCTGCTGGCCCCGCTGATCGACGTCTTCCTGCTGTACGGGCTGGTGTTCGGCCCCACGGAGAAGACCGTCGGCGCCTGGCTCGGCGTCCTGGCGGTGCAGGCGATCTGCGCCGCGTACGCCTTCCGGCTGGACCGCGAGCGGATGAGCCACCTCATCTCGCTGCCGCTCCAGCAGATTCTCTATCGGCAACTGATGTACGTCGTCCTGCTCCGGTCCTGGATGACGGCGCTCACCGGCGGTCGGCTGCGCTGGCAGAAACTGCGGCGCACCGGCGTGGTGGAGGCGCCGGGTTCGATCCCGCAACAGCGGGCGACGGGCAGCGGCAGTGAACGGAGGCCCGTCGGATGACGGCACACGAGTACGGGACCGCGGACGGCACACCGCCGCCGGGCGTACCGGGGACGCCCTCGGGCCCGGGCCCCGGTTACGGTTCCTCGGTACCCGCCAACTCGGGGCCCGCCCCCGGGAGCTGGCCCTACGGGGACGCGACGGGGACGACGGCCGGTACCGCGGGCGGGTACCCGGCCGGGGCCACGACCGGGACCACGGCCGGTTGGCCGTACGACGGTGCCGGCGACGTGAGGATCCCCGCGCAGAAGACGGCGGACGCGGTGCACGGGGCGGTGCCGGCGGACACCACCGGCGCCGACTCGACCGGCGCGACCGGTGGGGCCGACCCGGCCGGCGCGGAGAAGAAGCCGGCGGTCCCCGGCCGTGACCGCTATCTGGACCTGCTGCGCTCCATCGCCCTGGTGCGTGTGGTGGCGTACCACCTCTTCGGCTGGGCCTGGCTGTCGGTCCTCTTCCCGTCCATGGGCGTGATGTTCGCGCTGGCGGGCTCGCTCATGGCGCGCTCGCTCAACCGTCCCGCCCTGTCCGTGATCAAGAGCAGGGTGCGCAGACTGCTGCCCCCGCTGTGGGTGTTCAGCGCGCTGATGCTCGGGATCCTGTTCGTGCAGGGCTGGAGTCCGGCGAAGGACCCGGACCTCGGGGGCCATCTCTGGGGCCCGATCAGCGTGTTCAACTACCTGGTGCCGATCGGCGCCCCGCCGTACCCCTTGAGCATCGGCTCCGAGTCCGGGCTGCTGGAGAGCAGTTGGGCGGACCAGGCGGCGGGTCCGCTGTGGTATCTGCGGGCCTACCTGTGGTTCGTGCTCGCCTCCCCGCTGCTGCTGTGGGCGTTCCGCCGGGTGCCGTGGGCGACCCTGCTGTTCCCGCTGGCGCTCACCGCCGTGGTCGGCACCGGGCTGGTCACCATCCCCGGCGAGACCGGCAACGCGGTCCAGGACTTCGCCGTGTACGGCAGCTGCTGGGTGCTCGGCTTCGCCCACAACAACGGCATGCTGAAGCAGATCCCGCGCTATGCGGCCGTGTCCGGCGCGGCGGCGTTGATGGCGTTCGGCCTGTGGTGGGCGTCCGGCCACCTCGGCTCCGAGGGCTGGGACCTGAACGACATCCCGCTCGCGCAGGCGACCTGGTCGTTCGGCATCGTGGTGATCCTGTTGCAGTACTCGCCGTCGTGGCAGACGCTGCCGGGCCGGCTGGCCAAGTGGGACAAGCTCATCACCCTCTCCAACAACCGAGCGGTGACGATCTACCTCTGGCACAACCTGCTCATCATGGCGACGGTGCCGATCCTCGACCTGGCCTACGACCTGCCCTTCATGCAGAGCGACGCGGCCTCGTCGTGGCTGGACTCGACGGAACTCTTCTGGCAGTTCGTGCTCGTCTGGCCGCTGATAGGCCTGGCCATACTGTCCGTCGGCTGGGTCGAGGACCTGGCGGCGAAGCGCAAGCCCCGGCTGTGGCCGAACGGGGCGAAGAAGAAGCGGGCGGCGAGGGCTCACTGAGCCGGGCCCGCTGAGCCGGGTTCGCCGAGCCGGGTGCCCCGCGTCCTTCGGGCGCGGGGCACCCGGCTCTTTGCCGGGCATGGAGTCGTCGGAGTGCCGCCGGGCTCTGGCCAACGCGCGTAGACGGGCGCATCATGGGGGTGCTTTGTGCGCACAACCCTCGCACTGAAATTGTCATGCACGCGTCATTCAGCTCATGCGACGTGTGCGTGCACGCCCATTCACGCGCGTCATTCAGCGACAAAGGGAGACGGCACGATGGCTTGCGGATCGACCAGCCTATGGGCCGGTGAAACGAGCTGGTTCTGTTGCGGATCCTCCTGGGGTCCGTGCGGCAGCGCGGGCGGCGGCGCCTGCGGCAACTGCCGGTCCAGCGCGAATCACGGCGCCTGGCCCAACGCGTCACAGGCATGCTGGGACATCACCCGGCCCGACCTGTGCGGCGAGAGCATCCCCAGACGCGGCTGCGGTGCGGTGATGAACATCAGACACCAGTGCTCCGGCGCCACCGTCTGCATCACGATCACCGACTGCGGACCGCGCACCAAGGACTGGTGCGGCGAGGCCACCTGCTGCAACGGCGCCTGCCGCACCAACCGCGTCCTGGACCTGACCCCGGCCGCCTTCTCGGCGATCGGCAACCTCAGCTCCGGCAAGCTGCCGGTCTACATCTACGAGTGAGGGGGAGTTCGTCATGACGTACCGTCAGAAGGACGACGGCGGCCTGGGCCGCCGTCGCTTCCTCACCACGGCCGCCCTCACCGGCGCCACCATCGTCGGCGCGTCCGCCCTCGGCGGCTTCGACGCCGACGCGGCCTTCGCCGCCGAGCCGTCGCTCGACCCGGCGATCCCCAAGTCGACGTTCGTGGAAGGCCGGATCACCGGCATCACCGGCAGTGTCCTGGAAGTCGCGGGATCCTACGGTGACCACGCCCGGGTACAGCTGACCAACGTCACCAGCGTCTGGAAGGTCCGGCCCACCACCGCGGCCGAGATCGAGATCGGGGACGGGCTGTACGCGCGGGGCGTCCCGATGCCGGACGGCACCGTCGCCGCCGACGCGGTGTGGGTGAACATCGTGAACATCGACACCACGATCCGCGGCATCGCGAAGAACCGCGTGCACTTCTCCCACGGGCAGCACGAAATCGTCGGCCACGTGCGTCAGGACACGACGAACGCCTCCTACGCGGGTCGTGCGCTCACCTCGGACCTGTCCCGGCTGCGCATCGGGCAGAGCGCCCAGGTGCTCGGCGCCTGGCGGCCGTTCGACAACTCGGTGGACGTCGTCCGTATCTCCGTCGGGCACTGACGGCCGGATCCGAGGAGGAGAAGGGGAGGGAAGGATGCTCTCACTGACAACGGGCCTCGTGCCGCTGGTCCTTGCGGGTCTGCTGGGGTGGACCGGCGCGGTCAAGCTCTTCGACCGGGACACCGTGCGCCGGGCACCGAAGACGGCGCTGGCCCGGATGCTGCGCAGCAGCGAGCGGGCGGCGCTGGTGCTGCGCGGCACCGGCGCCGTGGAACTCCTGCTCGCCGCGGGGTTGCTGGCCCTACCGGCGAACCGTGTGCCGGGCGCGGCCACGGCCGTCCTCGGGGCCGGGTTCCTCGGCTATCTCGGCTACGGCCGGGCGCTGGCACCGGAGTCCTCCTGCGGCTGTTCCGCGAACGAGGACACCCCGATCACCTGGCGGGCGTTCGCGCGAGCCGCCCTGGTGCTCGTGGGTGGCGCGACGGCGGCGGTGGCGCACCGGGTCTGGTGGTCCACGCTCACCGAACGGCCCGGTGGATCGGTCGTGTTCCTGGCCGTGGCGGTGGCCGTCCTGGTGGCGCTGTCGGTCGATCTCGACCGGTGGTGGCTGCTGCCGCTGCGCCGGCTGAGGCTGCGTGTCTTCGGGCATCCGCTCTTCGGCAGCGAGCCGGGGGACCGGGTGCCTGTCGCCGCCAGCGTCGAACTGCTGGAGAACTCCCTCGCCTGGCAGACCGCCTTCCCGGTGGTCCGGTCGGGTCTGCTGGACCACTGGGAGGAGGACGGCTGGCGGATCCTTCTGTACTCGGGTGTGCACGGGGCGGGGGCGAACGCGCGGCCGGTGTCGGTGGTCTTCGCCCTGGACGCCACGGCCAGCCGCGACACGCTGGGCGACCCGGTGGTCCGCGTCAGCTTCATCGACGCGAACACCGGCAACCGGGTGGCAGAGGACCTCCTGAACGCGGTCCCTCCGCGCAGGGCTCTGCCCACACTCGGCTGACGGGCTGGCCGCTCACGGCTCACCGCCCCTGCGGGGCCGGTGAGCCGTGAACGGAGGTGCGGGCTCCGTTCGCGTACGTCTCATGTGCGGGCGCGGTGGTTGGGCCCCTCGCTGGTGTGGGTGCGGGTGATCTCGGTAGCGTGTCGGCTGTTTCGTCCCAACCCACCTGCCCCACCAGGAGCCTGCTGTGAACCGCCGTCCAACCCGCCTGCTCACCACAGTCGTCGCCGGCACGGCGGCCGCAGTGCTCCTCTCCGGTTGCGGCGGAGGCGACGGCGACTCGAAGGCCAACGACGAGATCGCGGGCGCGGACACGGGCACGGAGACGCCGGCCTCCCCGACTCCGTCCGCGACAGCGGCGGGGCGACCGAAGATCGAGTTGCCGTCGGATCTGAATCTCGTCTTCGAAGACACGAAGACCGGGGACCCGGTGAAGGACGTGGTCCTGGCCGACAGCGCGGAGCGCATGCGCGCCGTGGATGCCGCGATCACGGGAACCGACCCGAAGGGTGAGGCGCTCGCCTACTACAACACGGGCAAGGCCCGTGAAGCCGCCCTGTCCTGGGTCGCCCAGTTCAAGGAGGCCGGCGCCACCCTCACCGGCCAGGCTCGCTACTACGACCGCAAGGTGACGCTGCGGAGCGGGACATCGGCTGCCCTCATCTTCTGCGCGGACGAGAGCAAGGGCTTCAGCAAGGACAAGAAGACCCAGAAGATCGCCAAGACGCCGGTCACCAAGAACAGTTACGTGCTGTACAACACGAGGCTGGACAAGAACTCCGACGGTGTCTGGCAGACGTCCCAGATCATCTCGACCAGGGGGGCGGCTCAGTGCCAGCCGTAGCCAGAATCACGGTGTGCGCAGCTGTCGCCGGTGTCGCTGTATGGACCGCTGGGCCGGTCGCCTGGGCCGACTTCGTACCCGGTGGCAACGGCACAGGGTCCGAGACCCAGGTCCAGGGCGACCAGCACGACCAAAAGATCTCCGCCACCGCCGGTGCCGTCGTCTACGACCGGTCCGAGAACGGGGCCGGGCGATCGGCCGGGCCCGTGGCCTCAGTCACGGCCTGGACCCCGCCCGCCTGCTACTACGCGCCCAAGTACAGCCCGGACCAGCTCAAGGCGTATCTGGAGCCGATCTGGGAGGCGGAGTCGACGGGGTACGAGTGGGACGCGCAGCAGCGTGACAAGTACGTCAACGGCCACCCCTACAAGGACTTCAACAAGGACAAGGAAGGCGAGGGCTACTGGTGGGACTCGTACGTCACCCCCGGCCGCGCCGGCGACCCCGGCGCGCTCGACTGTGACAAGCCCATCTTCTGGGTGGACAAGGGCGCCGCGCCTCCGGCGGACACGCCGCAGGCCATCACCCCCGCGATCCTCGCCGAACTCGCCTACAACGAGATCCGTGTCCCCGGTACCGAGGTGACGCTTGCCCCGGCCGGGGTGACCAAGGTGAATCTGCCGACCTGGGCGTGGCTGGACGGGGCGCGGTTCAGGCCGGTTTCCGTGACGGCTTCCGTGCCGGTGCTGGGGATTACCGCGACCACCACCGCCGAGCCGGTCTCGTTGAAGATCGATCCCGGTACGGCGGACGCCGAGACCTACCCCGCGTCAGGGGTCTGCGCGATCAACGGTGGCCGTATCGGTGAGGCGTACGCCAAGGGGAAGGCCGACCGGACACCGCCCTGCGGGGTGAAGTACCTGCGGTCGTCCGGCGACGGCTCGTACCGGTTGAGGGCCACCATCACCTGGAAGATTCACTGGACGGGTACCGGCGGTACCGGCGGGGATCTGCCCGAGGGAACCTTCGGCGACACCCAGGACGTCACGGTTCAGGAGATCCAGGCCGTGAACCGCTGAGCCAGAGGCGGACAACCGAAAACAGGGGGCGCCGCGGTGAACGGGTGGCGGGTTCGGAAGGTGCTCGAGCAGGTGCGCCGCCGGGGCCGCAGGCGGCGGGGCAGGAGTGGCCAGGCGGCCCGTATGGGCACGGCCCCTACGGTCAGGGCCCGTACGGACAGGGCCCGTACGGCAACGGGCCCTACCACCCGCAGTAGGGGGCGGCCCCGAGCCGCCCGGGGTCTACCGGTCCGGCCGGTGGGCGGGCACTGTGGGAGGGAACGGATTTCCGGCCTCCGACGATGCCCCGGCGAGGCCTGCCGGCCGGGGTGAGCCTAGGCGGTGACAGGCGCATGGCACTGGCTGCGGCCACGGCCCCGTACGAGCTGAGGTTCGACGCCGGGCGGGTCTGCCTGGATCTCCTCTCCACCACCCATCCCGTGGAACGGCTGGACTCCGTCGCGCCGCTGTGCGCGTGGATCACCGGATCGGGGCTGGTACCGCCCGGCTGCCCACTGGCGCACGCCGACGCCTCCTGGCTCACCTGCTTCCGGGAACTGCGGCGAGACATAGGGCAGTTGGTGCGCGGCTGTCTCGCCCAGGAGGTCCGCGCCTACGATCTCGCGCTCGCCCGCGTCAACGACGTCGCCCGTACGGCGCCGCCGGCACCCCGCGCCGTACGAGGCGAAGACGGCACTCTCGTACGCGAGTTGGCGGGCCAACCCCAGTGCGCGGCCCTGCTCGCGGCCGTCGCCCGGGACACCGT from Streptomyces sp. 6-11-2 encodes:
- a CDS encoding acyltransferase; amino-acid sequence: MTAHEYGTADGTPPPGVPGTPSGPGPGYGSSVPANSGPAPGSWPYGDATGTTAGTAGGYPAGATTGTTAGWPYDGAGDVRIPAQKTADAVHGAVPADTTGADSTGATGGADPAGAEKKPAVPGRDRYLDLLRSIALVRVVAYHLFGWAWLSVLFPSMGVMFALAGSLMARSLNRPALSVIKSRVRRLLPPLWVFSALMLGILFVQGWSPAKDPDLGGHLWGPISVFNYLVPIGAPPYPLSIGSESGLLESSWADQAAGPLWYLRAYLWFVLASPLLLWAFRRVPWATLLFPLALTAVVGTGLVTIPGETGNAVQDFAVYGSCWVLGFAHNNGMLKQIPRYAAVSGAAALMAFGLWWASGHLGSEGWDLNDIPLAQATWSFGIVVILLQYSPSWQTLPGRLAKWDKLITLSNNRAVTIYLWHNLLIMATVPILDLAYDLPFMQSDAASSWLDSTELFWQFVLVWPLIGLAILSVGWVEDLAAKRKPRLWPNGAKKKRAARAH
- a CDS encoding RlpA-like double-psi beta-barrel domain-containing protein yields the protein MNIRHQCSGATVCITITDCGPRTKDWCGEATCCNGACRTNRVLDLTPAAFSAIGNLSSGKLPVYIYE
- a CDS encoding cell wall protein, whose protein sequence is MTYRQKDDGGLGRRRFLTTAALTGATIVGASALGGFDADAAFAAEPSLDPAIPKSTFVEGRITGITGSVLEVAGSYGDHARVQLTNVTSVWKVRPTTAAEIEIGDGLYARGVPMPDGTVAADAVWVNIVNIDTTIRGIAKNRVHFSHGQHEIVGHVRQDTTNASYAGRALTSDLSRLRIGQSAQVLGAWRPFDNSVDVVRISVGH
- a CDS encoding MauE/DoxX family redox-associated membrane protein; translation: MLSLTTGLVPLVLAGLLGWTGAVKLFDRDTVRRAPKTALARMLRSSERAALVLRGTGAVELLLAAGLLALPANRVPGAATAVLGAGFLGYLGYGRALAPESSCGCSANEDTPITWRAFARAALVLVGGATAAVAHRVWWSTLTERPGGSVVFLAVAVAVLVALSVDLDRWWLLPLRRLRLRVFGHPLFGSEPGDRVPVAASVELLENSLAWQTAFPVVRSGLLDHWEEDGWRILLYSGVHGAGANARPVSVVFALDATASRDTLGDPVVRVSFIDANTGNRVAEDLLNAVPPRRALPTLG
- a CDS encoding ABATE domain-containing protein translates to MALAAATAPYELRFDAGRVCLDLLSTTHPVERLDSVAPLCAWITGSGLVPPGCPLAHADASWLTCFRELRRDIGQLVRGCLAQEVRAYDLALARVNDVARTAPPAPRAVRGEDGTLVRELAGQPQCAALLAAVARDTVELLTDPVARAGLRQCEGDNCPIVYLDTSRGRRRRWCSSEVCGNRERVARHRRRAALSRT